The following coding sequences are from one Shewanella putrefaciens window:
- a CDS encoding SPFH domain-containing protein produces the protein MNIPFDTDLAVMAIWGLIFAIFVIKLFQSIRLVPTKSAYIVERLGKYHSTLDAGFHTLIPFVDKVAYIHDLKEETIDVPPQECFSSDEVNVEVDGVIYISVTDPVKASYGITDYRYAAIQLAQTTTRSVIGTLDLDRTFEERDVISAKVVEVLDQAGAIWGIRVHRYEIKNITPPETVKNAMEMQVNAERERRALLAKSEGDKQSKINRSEGVKAETVNRSEGEMQRRINEAEGKAEEILTLSRATAESIERLASVISAPGGHNALRMQLGEQYMKQLDGLSQKNTRVVLPGNMVDFDYWMNSIGLKEAGLKDK, from the coding sequence ATGAATATCCCATTCGATACTGATCTTGCTGTGATGGCCATTTGGGGTCTTATTTTTGCCATTTTTGTTATTAAACTTTTCCAATCGATTCGCTTAGTACCAACTAAGTCAGCCTACATTGTTGAGCGTTTGGGTAAGTACCACTCCACCCTAGATGCGGGATTTCATACCTTGATCCCCTTTGTGGATAAAGTGGCTTATATCCATGACTTAAAAGAAGAAACGATTGATGTTCCACCACAGGAATGCTTCTCTAGCGATGAGGTGAACGTCGAAGTTGATGGTGTAATTTATATTTCTGTAACTGACCCTGTTAAGGCGAGTTATGGCATTACTGACTATCGTTATGCAGCTATCCAATTAGCGCAAACAACAACTCGTTCAGTGATTGGCACCTTAGATTTAGATCGTACGTTCGAAGAGCGTGATGTGATTTCGGCTAAGGTCGTCGAAGTGCTTGATCAAGCTGGCGCTATATGGGGTATCCGTGTACACCGCTATGAGATAAAAAATATCACGCCACCAGAAACTGTTAAAAATGCAATGGAAATGCAAGTGAATGCTGAACGTGAGCGTAGAGCATTACTTGCTAAGAGTGAAGGCGACAAGCAGAGTAAGATTAACCGCTCAGAAGGGGTTAAGGCTGAAACAGTTAACCGCTCAGAAGGGGAAATGCAGCGCCGTATTAACGAGGCCGAAGGTAAGGCTGAGGAGATATTAACCTTATCTCGCGCAACTGCAGAGTCAATTGAACGGCTTGCCTCGGTGATTTCTGCCCCCGGTGGTCATAACGCGCTGAGGATGCAACTCGGTGAACAGTATATGAAACAGCTTGATGGCCTGAGCCAAAAAAATACTCGTGTGGTATTGCCAGGCAATATGGTGGATTTTGATTACTGGATGAATAGCATAGGATTAAAAGAAGCAGGCTTAAAGGATAAATAA
- a CDS encoding SPOR domain-containing protein gives MSHRDYANRRPQSGAKPRPIRATRARPVQKSVPRKKYPVALILFVILAVGCFSYFLWSIKDTAKQQTTTTTPKTESRVKVKETSTLTPKVKEAQVQEERQAVTLPVEKQEVTPKVDPNALPPKPKEEWTYLNELENKHVEVDIPDVVSTRAPQQYQLQCASFRQESQANQMKAVIAFQGLEAQVRQIEGTTGTWYKVSLGPYTTKRDAERKRHVLQNAGINGCQILAVPK, from the coding sequence ATGAGCCATCGCGACTATGCCAACAGAAGACCGCAATCGGGCGCTAAACCGCGCCCGATCCGCGCAACCCGAGCTCGGCCAGTTCAAAAGTCTGTACCGCGTAAGAAGTACCCTGTCGCACTGATCCTGTTTGTCATCCTTGCCGTGGGGTGTTTTAGCTATTTTCTGTGGAGTATCAAAGATACAGCAAAACAGCAAACGACAACCACAACACCTAAAACAGAGAGTCGTGTTAAGGTTAAAGAAACTTCAACGCTAACCCCAAAAGTGAAAGAAGCGCAAGTGCAGGAAGAACGTCAAGCTGTGACTCTTCCGGTAGAAAAACAAGAGGTAACACCTAAAGTCGATCCTAATGCGCTGCCACCAAAACCTAAGGAAGAGTGGACCTATCTTAACGAGTTAGAAAACAAGCATGTTGAGGTTGATATTCCTGACGTTGTTAGCACACGAGCACCGCAACAATATCAATTACAGTGTGCGTCATTCCGTCAGGAGTCCCAAGCCAATCAAATGAAAGCCGTCATCGCTTTTCAAGGGTTGGAGGCGCAGGTAAGGCAAATTGAAGGGACAACAGGCACTTGGTATAAGGTATCCTTAGGACCATATACCACCAAACGTGATGCAGAACGTAAACGCCATGTGTTGCAAAATGCAGGCATTAACGGTTGCCAGATTTTAGCCGTTCCTAAATAA